The following coding sequences are from one Sphingomonadaceae bacterium OTU29LAMAA1 window:
- a CDS encoding type VI secretion protein ImpB, with amino-acid sequence MPSATRQPLDLPPRPLRWLFLDLNSYFASVEQQLQPTLRGRPVIVAPVGSDTTVAIAASIEAKRFGISTGTPVWEAKQRCRELIVTPARHEKYVEFHERIVAEVWRHIPVTRVCSIDEMACRLLDNENDRASAEALARRIKAGIRARVGDRLTCSVGIAPNRLLAKLASDLQKPDGLVTFEAEDLPQALYPLALREIAGIGAKMEGRLARDGVNDIRQLCERRPRDAGTAWGGTNGDRLWYLLHGVDLPEKATMSRTIGHSHVLSPGRRGADPARLTARRLALKAASRLRRKACRARLLVLHVKFEDDKSAWRTSCKLPATQDSFVVLERLETLLPRLRDACRGRPGGGQLRMIGVTLCEIEPAVGEQGSLFAALDPDDPLARETRGLSLSRAMDRINQRFGRHAVSVGPLNGGRLDRIGTKIAFGRIPDLDEFHE; translated from the coding sequence ATGCCGTCCGCGACTCGCCAGCCCCTGGACCTCCCGCCACGGCCGCTGCGCTGGCTGTTCCTCGATCTCAATTCCTACTTCGCCAGCGTCGAACAACAGCTTCAGCCGACGCTTCGCGGCAGACCGGTCATCGTCGCGCCGGTGGGCAGCGATACCACCGTCGCCATCGCCGCCTCGATCGAGGCGAAGCGTTTCGGCATCTCCACCGGCACGCCGGTGTGGGAAGCGAAGCAGCGGTGCCGAGAACTGATCGTCACACCGGCGCGTCACGAGAAATACGTCGAATTTCACGAACGGATCGTCGCCGAGGTATGGCGCCACATTCCCGTGACTCGCGTCTGTTCGATCGACGAGATGGCCTGTCGCCTGCTCGACAACGAGAACGATCGCGCCTCGGCCGAGGCGCTCGCGCGGCGGATCAAGGCAGGTATCCGCGCCCGTGTCGGCGACCGGCTGACCTGTTCGGTCGGCATCGCGCCCAACCGCCTGCTGGCGAAACTGGCGTCCGACCTGCAGAAGCCGGACGGCCTCGTCACCTTCGAGGCGGAGGACCTGCCGCAGGCGCTCTATCCATTGGCATTGCGCGAGATTGCGGGGATCGGCGCGAAGATGGAAGGACGGCTGGCGCGCGACGGCGTCAACGATATCAGGCAGCTTTGCGAGCGCCGTCCGCGCGATGCCGGCACCGCATGGGGCGGCACCAACGGTGATCGGCTCTGGTATCTGCTGCACGGCGTCGATCTGCCGGAAAAGGCGACGATGTCGCGGACGATCGGTCACAGCCACGTATTGTCGCCCGGCCGACGCGGCGCCGATCCGGCCCGCCTCACCGCGCGACGACTGGCGTTGAAGGCCGCGAGCCGACTGCGTCGCAAGGCCTGCCGCGCCCGCCTGCTGGTTCTCCATGTGAAGTTCGAAGATGATAAATCCGCCTGGCGCACCTCGTGCAAGCTGCCGGCGACGCAGGACAGTTTCGTCGTGCTCGAACGGCTGGAGACGTTGCTTCCGCGTTTGCGCGACGCGTGCCGCGGACGGCCCGGTGGCGGACAGCTGCGGATGATCGGAGTGACGCTGTGCGAGATCGAACCCGCGGTCGGGGAGCAGGGGTCGCTGTTCGCCGCACTCGATCCCGACGATCCGCTGGCCCGTGAAACACGTGGACTGTCGCTGTCGCGGGCGATGGACCGGATCAACCAGCGTTTCGGGCGGCATGCCGTCAGTGTCGGACCGTTGAACGGCGGTCGACTGGACCGGATCGGCACCAAGATCGCCTTCGGACGAATCCCCGACCTCGACGAATTCCACGAATGA
- a CDS encoding ParA family protein: protein MATIAIYSSKGGVGKTTLAINLAWCSAIRSNRRTVLWDLDPQAASTWMLDRAPGGDQARAVFTRDSKVAAHVRPTDIPGLDLMPADASLRTLDILLHDIGKRRRLDRLIERLGDYDHVVLDCPPGLTETSEQVIRAADLIVLPVIPSPFAQRAHDEVVRHVGGKVPVLPVHTMVDRRRRLHADAVAAQPDWPTIPMASAVEAMAEHRAPLGSYAPRSAAAVAFGNLWTTIERRLSA, encoded by the coding sequence ATGGCCACGATCGCGATCTACAGTTCGAAGGGCGGCGTCGGAAAGACCACGCTGGCGATCAACCTCGCCTGGTGCTCTGCAATCCGGTCGAACCGCAGGACGGTGCTGTGGGACCTCGATCCGCAGGCGGCGAGCACGTGGATGCTCGATCGCGCGCCGGGCGGGGATCAGGCACGCGCCGTGTTCACGCGCGACAGCAAGGTCGCCGCGCATGTCCGGCCGACGGACATCCCCGGGCTCGATCTGATGCCTGCCGACGCCTCGCTCCGCACGCTCGACATCCTGTTGCACGACATCGGCAAGCGGCGGCGCCTCGACCGCCTCATCGAACGGCTGGGCGACTACGATCACGTGGTGCTCGATTGCCCGCCCGGCCTGACCGAGACCAGCGAACAGGTGATCCGTGCCGCCGATCTGATCGTCCTGCCGGTCATCCCGTCGCCGTTTGCCCAGCGTGCGCATGACGAGGTCGTGCGTCACGTCGGCGGCAAGGTGCCGGTCCTGCCCGTTCACACGATGGTCGATCGCCGCCGCCGGCTGCATGCGGATGCCGTCGCGGCGCAGCCCGACTGGCCCACGATCCCGATGGCCAGCGCGGTCGAAGCGATGGCCGAGCATCGAGCGCCGCTGGGCAGCTACGCGCCCCGATCGGCGGCGGCGGTCGCGTTCGGCAACTTGTGGACGACGATCGAACGCCGCCTGTCTGCGTGA
- the aat gene encoding leucyl/phenylalanyl-tRNA--protein transferase translates to MEMLDPQLVLGAYAIGVFPMADDRDTDSVYWVEPRTRAILPLDGFHLSKSLRKRISQNRFRVTADTAFHRIIQLCAESAEDRPETWINTGIERSFMALHHLGFAHSIECWDGDELVGGLYGLALGRAFFGESMVSRRTDASKVALAWLVARLRAGGFALLDCQFQTSHLASLGAVEISRTDYCALLAAALDETAGSAASVGASPPAGDFFALERRAGSPLASEVVSGPVAGHDIVQLLVQTS, encoded by the coding sequence ATGGAGATGCTCGATCCGCAACTCGTGCTCGGTGCCTATGCGATCGGCGTGTTCCCGATGGCAGACGATCGCGACACCGACAGCGTCTATTGGGTTGAACCGCGCACGCGGGCGATCCTGCCGCTCGATGGCTTCCACCTGTCGAAATCCCTGCGCAAGAGGATTTCGCAAAACCGTTTTCGGGTAACCGCCGACACCGCGTTTCACCGGATCATACAGCTGTGCGCCGAGAGTGCCGAGGATCGTCCGGAGACCTGGATCAACACCGGCATCGAGCGGTCGTTCATGGCATTGCACCACCTCGGCTTCGCCCATTCGATCGAATGCTGGGACGGCGACGAACTGGTCGGCGGCCTCTACGGACTGGCACTGGGGCGCGCGTTCTTCGGCGAATCGATGGTTAGCCGCCGCACCGACGCGTCGAAGGTCGCACTGGCGTGGCTCGTCGCCCGGCTGCGGGCCGGCGGGTTCGCGTTGCTCGACTGCCAGTTCCAGACATCTCATCTCGCCTCGCTTGGCGCGGTGGAGATCAGCCGGACGGATTATTGCGCGTTGCTGGCCGCCGCGCTCGACGAGACCGCCGGCTCCGCCGCTTCCGTCGGCGCATCGCCGCCGGCCGGAGATTTCTTCGCGCTCGAACGCCGGGCCGGTTCGCCGCTCGCCAGCGAGGTCGTATCCGGCCCCGTCGCCGGCCACGACATCGTGCAGCTCTTGGTCCAGACGTCGTAG